The following proteins come from a genomic window of Gammaproteobacteria bacterium:
- a CDS encoding ATP-binding cassette domain-containing protein — protein MPLIELSSVSRSFEGEGGVRIEALQDVSLQIDAGEFVCITGPSGAGKSTLMHLLGCLDRPTSGSYRLAGREIGNLGHDGRAWLRRRMFGFVFQGYNLIESGSALENVELPGMYGGLPRKARGERAGGLLARLGLADRAAQSPAEFSGGEQQRVAIARALMNGGRIILADEPTGALDKPTGEEVLRTLENLAENGHTVVIVSHNPDIAARADRRIELRDGRLVHDSGAAKVSARSPGDGLAAAETSKRTISQIREMAAEGWKTLRASVVRGARLRTAMSLFGILLAVWLGAMTLGVSEGVFREYVVRVSSMGLDMIWVLPEFNARPRQTKNFEGLTEADVQAIKEQIPNIRAVSPQSFEVGKIVRRGEMSEKLNVSGYVDLGKKEGRGPSEDRIDLGDFVTTEDDENVALVAVLGSVARERLFLPDEDPIGKEILIENVPFRVKGVLKRNTGLHQETLSGETATYEDFANSGINVPYKTAITFLFESDKPRYIFVYMQDPDQVFETAGAIRDLGIRRHGEDAFAVRFVADDIAAAKRARAQFRIFLGAIAVAPLLAGVISVMFIMLLAVRRRRREIGIRMAIGARRRDILRQFLSEGMVLTVAGGLLGVVAALATIPLARVVDLPLILSPWFFVIPFAGSLLAGLVLGTIPARRAARLDPVEALASD, from the coding sequence ATGCCGTTAATCGAGCTCAGCAGCGTAAGCCGTTCCTTCGAAGGCGAAGGCGGCGTCCGCATCGAGGCGCTGCAGGACGTCTCGCTGCAGATCGACGCGGGCGAGTTCGTATGCATCACCGGTCCGTCGGGAGCCGGCAAGTCAACCTTGATGCACCTTCTGGGGTGTCTGGATCGGCCTACCAGCGGGTCGTACCGGCTGGCTGGACGTGAAATCGGGAATCTGGGGCACGACGGGAGAGCCTGGCTGCGCCGGCGAATGTTCGGGTTCGTATTTCAGGGCTACAACCTGATCGAATCCGGAAGTGCGTTGGAGAACGTAGAGCTTCCCGGCATGTATGGGGGACTGCCCCGGAAGGCGCGAGGCGAAAGAGCCGGGGGGTTACTCGCCAGGCTCGGCCTTGCCGACCGCGCTGCCCAATCGCCCGCGGAATTCTCCGGCGGCGAGCAGCAGCGCGTGGCAATCGCCCGCGCGCTGATGAACGGCGGCCGAATCATTCTGGCGGACGAGCCGACAGGAGCGCTTGACAAACCGACCGGCGAAGAAGTCCTGCGCACGTTGGAGAACCTTGCTGAGAACGGTCATACGGTCGTGATCGTTTCGCACAACCCGGATATTGCCGCGCGTGCCGACAGACGCATCGAGTTGCGGGACGGACGCCTTGTTCACGACTCCGGCGCCGCGAAGGTGAGCGCGCGCAGTCCAGGCGATGGATTAGCGGCCGCGGAAACCTCAAAGCGAACGATTTCGCAAATCCGGGAAATGGCTGCGGAGGGATGGAAAACTCTTCGTGCCAGCGTGGTTCGGGGGGCGCGGCTCCGAACCGCGATGTCCCTGTTCGGTATTTTGCTGGCGGTGTGGTTGGGGGCCATGACGCTTGGCGTATCGGAGGGAGTCTTCCGGGAATATGTCGTACGCGTGAGTTCAATGGGGCTCGACATGATCTGGGTTCTTCCAGAATTTAATGCAAGACCCAGACAAACCAAGAATTTTGAAGGACTTACGGAGGCTGACGTGCAAGCCATCAAGGAGCAGATTCCGAACATTCGTGCCGTATCACCGCAGTCGTTTGAAGTTGGCAAGATCGTTCGCCGCGGAGAGATGAGCGAAAAGCTGAATGTTTCGGGGTATGTGGACCTGGGTAAGAAAGAAGGCCGCGGACCCAGCGAGGATCGCATCGATCTGGGCGATTTCGTTACCACGGAGGACGACGAGAACGTGGCGCTGGTGGCGGTTCTGGGCTCGGTAGCCCGCGAAAGGCTGTTCCTGCCAGACGAGGATCCCATCGGCAAGGAGATTCTTATTGAGAACGTCCCGTTTCGGGTCAAGGGCGTGCTGAAACGTAACACCGGCTTGCACCAGGAAACACTGTCTGGCGAAACAGCGACGTACGAAGACTTTGCGAACAGTGGCATCAATGTGCCTTACAAGACTGCAATTACATTCCTGTTTGAATCGGACAAGCCACGCTACATATTCGTGTATATGCAGGATCCCGATCAGGTTTTCGAGACTGCCGGCGCCATACGGGATCTTGGCATTCGTCGCCATGGCGAGGATGCCTTCGCGGTGCGCTTTGTTGCCGATGACATTGCGGCCGCCAAGCGGGCACGCGCACAGTTCCGGATTTTTCTCGGGGCAATTGCCGTCGCTCCACTGCTGGCAGGAGTCATCAGCGTGATGTTCATCATGTTGCTGGCCGTGCGCAGGCGCAGGCGTGAGATCGGAATCCGCATGGCCATAGGCGCGCGCCGTCGGGACATTTTGCGGCAATTCCTGAGCGAAGGCATGGTCCTTACCGTAGCCGGCGGTTTGCTGGGCGTTGTTGCGGCGCTGGCGACCATCCCGCTCGCGCGGGTCGTCGACCTGCCCCTGATCCTGTCGCCCTGGTTTTTCGTCATTCCGTTTGCCGGCTCGCTGCTGGCCGGGCTGGTTTTGGGGACAATTCCGGCGCGGCGGGCGGCCAGGCTCGATCCGGTAGAGGCCCTGGCGTCCGACTGA
- a CDS encoding ATP-binding cassette domain-containing protein, which translates to MAMPLIELSSVSRSFEGEGGARVDALHEISLQINAGEFICITGPSGSGKTTLLNVLGCLDSPTSGSYRFAGREVGALGPDALAWIRREAFGFVFQSYNLLEGSSAIENVALPGVYAGTPRRALRERAADLLAGAGLADRALHAPSELSGGEQQRVAIARALMNGGRVILADEPTGALDQANSKRTIDELETLARRGHTVVIASHSREIAELADRGIELRDGRVVNDSGRAAAPAQRSGESEDSRTFLPTRERSAGGPGGGKLIHALADAFGMLRADFLRRKRLQASMSLTGVAVAVWWLLTLSSVIDGVTQEGMRMIGTQDADKMTLMGHDLIDGPPPLRLTLNDAKTIEESIANVRLAIPLIAQPGAVIRNGSFSMQATVASYRPPGGEYEGAAAALEVTQGSPITEMDNERSESVALIGPGVRRQLFPAEQDPIGRHVTINGLPFRVEGVARPQGLSVISSSDDPEVLESLRAFYEDFVDVPVQTAINHFLEGDRIRIVEFWVDDPGIIDETAQAIGDLLIRRHGQVAFLLEYSAKQLDEMTRANRLIMAFGYSIGGIALLGSGLGVMSVMLMSVSGRRREIGLRMAVGARRSDIRRQFLLESAAVVATGGLLGLAASWACLAALAWLGPAEFSQLSLSAMLAGWPALAVLVAVVGSGLLFGVLPARRAAATAPAEALAAD; encoded by the coding sequence ATGGCCATGCCGTTAATCGAACTGAGCAGCGTAAGCCGGTCCTTCGAAGGGGAAGGCGGCGCCCGTGTCGACGCGTTGCATGAGATTTCGCTGCAGATCAATGCAGGCGAATTCATCTGCATCACCGGGCCTTCGGGTTCGGGCAAGACCACGCTGTTGAACGTCCTGGGATGCCTCGACAGCCCCACGAGCGGCTCGTATCGCTTCGCGGGCCGCGAGGTGGGCGCGCTGGGGCCGGATGCACTCGCCTGGATTCGGCGCGAGGCCTTCGGCTTCGTTTTCCAGTCCTACAATCTCCTGGAGGGGTCCAGCGCCATCGAAAACGTCGCGCTGCCGGGGGTGTATGCGGGGACGCCGCGCCGTGCGCTCCGGGAGCGTGCGGCGGACCTGCTGGCCGGGGCCGGGCTTGCGGATCGCGCCCTGCATGCGCCGTCCGAGCTGTCGGGCGGCGAGCAGCAGCGCGTGGCGATCGCCCGCGCATTGATGAACGGCGGCCGCGTGATCCTGGCCGACGAGCCTACCGGCGCTCTGGATCAGGCGAACAGCAAGCGCACTATTGACGAGTTGGAGACGCTCGCGCGCCGCGGCCACACCGTGGTCATTGCTTCGCACAGCAGGGAAATAGCCGAACTTGCGGACCGCGGGATCGAGTTGCGGGACGGCCGCGTCGTCAATGACTCGGGGCGGGCCGCAGCGCCCGCGCAACGAAGCGGCGAATCGGAGGATTCCCGAACTTTCCTGCCAACCCGCGAGCGATCGGCGGGTGGACCAGGCGGCGGCAAGCTGATACACGCACTCGCCGATGCGTTTGGCATGCTGCGAGCCGACTTCCTTCGGCGGAAACGGCTGCAGGCGTCAATGAGCCTTACCGGTGTGGCCGTTGCTGTGTGGTGGCTGCTCACTCTGAGCTCGGTCATTGACGGCGTCACGCAGGAGGGAATGCGGATGATCGGCACGCAGGACGCCGACAAGATGACGCTCATGGGTCACGACCTGATCGACGGCCCGCCGCCGCTTCGCCTGACGCTGAACGACGCAAAGACAATCGAGGAGAGCATCGCAAACGTACGTCTCGCGATTCCCTTGATAGCCCAGCCGGGCGCTGTTATACGGAACGGCTCGTTCAGCATGCAGGCTACTGTTGCCTCATATAGGCCGCCCGGCGGGGAATATGAAGGCGCCGCCGCCGCTCTTGAAGTCACCCAGGGCAGCCCGATTACCGAAATGGATAATGAGCGGTCGGAATCGGTGGCCCTGATCGGGCCAGGTGTCCGCAGGCAACTGTTCCCCGCCGAGCAAGACCCGATTGGCAGGCATGTGACGATCAATGGACTCCCCTTCCGCGTCGAGGGCGTGGCGAGGCCCCAGGGGCTGAGCGTCATTTCGTCGTCTGATGACCCTGAAGTCCTGGAAAGTTTGCGCGCGTTTTATGAGGATTTCGTCGATGTGCCTGTGCAGACTGCCATAAATCACTTTTTGGAAGGCGACCGCATCAGGATTGTTGAATTCTGGGTGGACGATCCGGGGATTATTGACGAGACCGCGCAAGCCATTGGCGACCTGCTGATCCGCCGCCACGGTCAGGTCGCATTCCTGCTGGAATACAGCGCCAAGCAACTGGATGAAATGACGAGGGCGAATCGTCTGATCATGGCATTTGGTTATTCCATCGGCGGGATCGCTCTGCTGGGCAGCGGGCTGGGAGTGATGTCCGTGATGCTGATGTCGGTGAGCGGGCGCCGGCGCGAGATCGGCTTGCGCATGGCGGTAGGCGCTCGCCGGTCGGATATCCGCAGGCAGTTCCTGCTGGAGTCCGCCGCCGTAGTGGCCACCGGGGGACTGCTGGGACTCGCGGCCTCCTGGGCTTGCCTTGCCGCGCTGGCCTGGCTGGGCCCCGCCGAATTCAGCCAACTGAGCCTGTCCGCAATGCTGGCCGGCTGGCCGGCGCTTGCGGTGCTGGTTGCGGTGGTGGGCTCGGGGCTGCTGTTCGGAGTGCTGCCGGCCCGACGCGCCGCCGCCACCGCGCCTGCCGAGGCTCTGGCAGCGGACTGA
- a CDS encoding efflux RND transporter periplasmic adaptor subunit yields MRCWLRWWARGCCSECCRPDAPPPPRLPRLWQRTDDCIFEFSLARAVPGRAGSLIDCDAVSFDDELDRALKESESVRAWWKRPWLWIGVAILLIGGGHLLFSDGENGSSSAADGAPVTTTVGFRSIADVVAASGRLRPIQVVEVGAQVSGQLKKLHVRAGDTVSQGDVVAEIDATIQMNVVTAQRAALEALEARLPSTNSFIELAEAGLARQERLMEAQATNQVALDEARNSLISARSGLIQLESQIESQKAVVASEEAKLNYSTIYAPVSGVVVAVDITEGQTLNAAQTTPVLLQIADLSRMTVEAQVAEANVGKLSVGSGVSFNTLGGGARSWRGVLQRIVPRASENSSVVSYTAVFEVDNADGALLPGMTAQVFFELSEPREVLAVPVSLLREFGDSLPGGARTARVRLLSDGGGIEVREITVGEIGSTHAEVLEGLKEGDRVVSPGSQQSE; encoded by the coding sequence TTGCGGTGCTGGTTGCGGTGGTGGGCTCGGGGCTGCTGTTCGGAGTGCTGCCGGCCCGACGCGCCGCCGCCACCGCGCCTGCCGAGGCTCTGGCAGCGGACTGACGATTGCATCTTCGAATTCAGCCTGGCTCGTGCTGTACCGGGCCGAGCCGGTAGTTTGATAGACTGCGACGCCGTGAGTTTCGATGACGAACTGGACCGCGCGCTCAAGGAGAGTGAGTCCGTACGCGCCTGGTGGAAACGCCCGTGGCTGTGGATCGGCGTCGCGATCCTGCTGATTGGCGGCGGGCACCTGCTTTTTTCCGACGGAGAAAACGGTTCGTCTTCGGCCGCGGATGGTGCGCCCGTCACCACGACCGTGGGATTCCGCAGCATCGCGGACGTGGTGGCGGCTTCCGGGCGCCTACGCCCTATCCAGGTCGTGGAAGTGGGCGCGCAGGTATCGGGGCAACTCAAGAAACTGCATGTGCGGGCGGGCGACACCGTATCGCAGGGCGATGTCGTCGCCGAGATTGATGCCACGATCCAGATGAATGTCGTTACGGCACAGCGTGCCGCACTCGAGGCTCTGGAGGCGCGCCTGCCTTCCACCAACTCCTTCATCGAACTGGCCGAAGCTGGGCTGGCGCGACAGGAGCGGCTGATGGAGGCGCAAGCGACAAACCAGGTCGCCCTGGATGAGGCGCGAAATTCCCTGATCTCCGCGCGTTCCGGCCTGATTCAACTGGAGTCACAAATCGAATCGCAGAAGGCCGTCGTCGCCAGCGAAGAGGCGAAACTGAACTACAGCACGATCTACGCGCCGGTTTCGGGGGTGGTGGTTGCGGTGGATATCACGGAAGGACAGACGCTGAACGCGGCACAGACGACCCCGGTCCTGCTTCAGATCGCCGATCTGTCCAGAATGACGGTCGAGGCGCAGGTCGCGGAGGCCAACGTCGGCAAGCTCTCGGTGGGCTCCGGCGTTTCGTTCAATACGCTGGGCGGCGGTGCCAGGAGCTGGCGCGGCGTGCTGCAGCGCATCGTTCCCAGGGCCTCGGAGAATTCCAGCGTGGTGAGCTACACCGCGGTGTTCGAGGTGGACAACGCCGATGGCGCCCTGCTGCCCGGCATGACGGCGCAGGTGTTCTTCGAACTGTCCGAACCGCGCGAGGTGCTGGCCGTGCCGGTGAGCCTGCTGCGCGAGTTTGGGGACTCGCTGCCCGGCGGCGCCCGGACGGCGCGCGTCCGGTTGCTGTCGGACGGGGGCGGCATTGAGGTTCGAGAAATCACGGTGGGCGAGATCGGCAGCACGCATGCGGAGGTACTGGAGGGTCTCAAGGAAGGCGATCGAGTCGTCTCGCCGGGTTCGCAGCAGAGCGAATGA
- a CDS encoding ATP-binding cassette domain-containing protein produces MNAEPPLIELAGIGRRYKGKRGAPVIALRDVSLRLHAGEFVCITGPSGSGKTTLMNILGCLDQPNAGIYRFLGREVQQLSPDGLAWLRRKAFGFVFQNYNLLGSATARENVEMPGTYAGLALAPRRNRALKLLSGLGLAKRTGHRPAALSGGEQQRVSIARALMNGGRVILADEPTGALDSVNGEQVLGLLEELATRGHTIVLVTHNPEIAARAGRRIELRDGQVIVDTGPSINQRSIPLADETPGERQPVMGVATRLLQALRSGLTSLRANLLGTRKMRAMLSVFSILLGVWAVVTMLSIAEGVFRDTLEQVGRLGADRIEVSPDWSEGEPSVALTIEDAQAIAQSIGNVRRVVPSLTQRLTIRYGSEYLDSNVESYAAFVPGSGIDGDAPAVERGLFLSPRNNENRDQVAVIGWGVADNLFAAGEDPLGTHVMIGDWPFRVVGVLAGREAFADAPDWLTDHEGRRTIIPFDTGAALLHGNRNPSSLNVFMQDPLQVNATDRAIRELLIGRHGNEGFRIAFMGARIEQVGEMRTMLWLGLGSIGGIALLAGGMGVMAIMLMAVTERTREIGIRMAVGARRRDITQQFVIEAIALASLGGLLGLCASMATSPLVQSFELPVAFSPWIVIAALVCAVGTGLVFGIVPARRAARLDPVTALATRG; encoded by the coding sequence ATGAACGCCGAACCGCCGCTGATCGAGCTTGCGGGCATCGGACGGCGTTACAAGGGGAAACGCGGCGCGCCGGTAATTGCGCTGCGGGACGTGTCGCTCCGGCTGCATGCCGGGGAATTCGTCTGCATCACGGGCCCCTCGGGTTCGGGCAAGACGACCCTGATGAATATCCTGGGCTGCCTGGATCAGCCCAACGCCGGGATCTATCGATTTCTCGGGCGTGAAGTTCAGCAACTGAGTCCGGACGGCCTGGCGTGGCTGCGCCGCAAGGCGTTCGGGTTCGTATTTCAGAACTATAACCTCCTGGGTTCCGCCACGGCCCGCGAGAACGTGGAGATGCCGGGAACTTACGCGGGGCTCGCGCTGGCTCCGCGTCGCAATCGCGCCCTCAAGCTGTTGTCCGGCCTGGGGTTGGCCAAACGCACCGGACACCGTCCTGCGGCTCTGTCCGGCGGCGAGCAGCAGCGCGTTTCGATCGCGCGCGCGCTGATGAACGGCGGTCGCGTAATCCTCGCCGACGAGCCCACGGGCGCGCTGGACAGCGTGAACGGCGAGCAGGTGCTGGGCCTGCTGGAGGAACTCGCAACCCGGGGACACACCATCGTCCTGGTGACGCACAACCCGGAGATTGCCGCCCGGGCCGGCCGCCGGATTGAATTGCGCGACGGGCAAGTGATAGTGGACACGGGACCGTCAATCAATCAGCGGAGCATTCCCCTGGCCGATGAAACACCCGGCGAGCGTCAGCCCGTAATGGGGGTCGCGACCCGACTGCTCCAGGCGCTTCGCTCGGGCTTGACTTCGCTGCGGGCCAACCTGCTGGGAACCCGAAAAATGCGCGCGATGCTGAGCGTTTTCAGCATTCTCCTTGGCGTGTGGGCCGTGGTGACCATGCTGAGCATCGCCGAAGGCGTGTTTCGCGATACGCTGGAACAGGTCGGCCGCCTGGGTGCGGACCGTATCGAGGTTTCTCCCGATTGGAGCGAAGGCGAGCCCTCTGTCGCGCTGACGATAGAGGACGCCCAAGCCATCGCGCAGAGTATCGGCAACGTAAGGCGGGTGGTGCCGTCCCTGACGCAACGGCTCACGATTCGCTATGGATCCGAATACCTTGATTCCAACGTGGAGAGTTACGCGGCATTCGTCCCCGGGTCCGGGATTGACGGCGATGCGCCGGCGGTAGAGCGCGGTCTGTTTCTGTCCCCACGCAACAACGAAAACCGCGACCAGGTTGCGGTCATCGGATGGGGCGTCGCCGACAATCTCTTTGCAGCCGGCGAGGACCCGCTCGGCACGCACGTAATGATCGGCGACTGGCCGTTCCGGGTCGTCGGCGTACTGGCCGGACGGGAAGCATTCGCCGACGCGCCGGATTGGTTGACTGACCACGAAGGCCGGCGCACCATCATTCCTTTCGATACCGGCGCCGCACTGCTGCACGGTAACCGCAATCCCAGTTCCCTGAACGTGTTCATGCAGGACCCCCTGCAAGTCAACGCAACCGATCGGGCCATACGCGAACTCCTGATCGGACGGCATGGCAATGAAGGATTCCGCATCGCCTTCATGGGTGCCCGGATCGAGCAGGTCGGCGAAATGAGAACGATGCTCTGGCTGGGCCTGGGGTCCATTGGCGGCATTGCGCTGCTGGCCGGGGGCATGGGCGTGATGGCCATCATGCTCATGGCGGTCACCGAACGCACCCGCGAAATCGGCATCCGCATGGCCGTGGGCGCGCGCCGCAGGGACATTACGCAACAATTCGTGATCGAGGCCATCGCATTGGCCTCGTTGGGCGGCTTGCTGGGGCTCTGCGCGAGCATGGCGACCAGCCCGCTGGTGCAGTCGTTCGAGCTTCCGGTCGCGTTCTCGCCGTGGATCGTGATCGCCGCGTTGGTCTGCGCTGTCGGAACCGGACTCGTGTTCGGTATCGTGCCGGCCCGCCGCGCCGCCCGCCTCGACCCGGTAACGGCGTTAGCTACGCGAGGGTAA
- a CDS encoding ATP-binding cassette domain-containing protein, with translation MITLEGIGRTFKGDAGLSVEALKEISLTIAPGEFVAISGPSGSGKSTLLNILGCLDRPGKGSYRLVGKEVTTLNADGLAMLRRRVFGFVFQSYNLIDGSNAAENVELPGVYARLPRAQRRNRATQLLVQLGLAGRSSHLPSELSGGEQQRVAVARALMNGGRVILADEPTGALDKQNGEQVLESLEALARAGHTVILVTHNPEVAARADRHIELRDGHVVADTGPAGMAAGVANDEFMTEGRGTAAMSRPSQFIHDSQSALRRFLGRGARLRTALTVAAIMIAVASGALVLSVGEGTYRETIASVKLMGLETIRVFAKRPPRSLPGSSGDESGVSADYMPLTQELARAIHDEVPNVRAVSPAIYLFPVTARHGEITMRLLVTGYVDRGKRSDRGPLEYRLETGEHITDREDENMERVAVLESQIRERMFAAETNPLGQQVLIEGIPFRVKGTYERRVFANTDLVDYGIVVPFRTASALLTSRDDVDEIIVYLEDFDRLFETAEAIRDLGIRRRGGDTLVLNHVGREVRIARKARAQLWFVVGSIAGCMLLAGSLSVMNIMLLSVRTRRREIGIRMAVGARRADILRQFFCEAIVMSAVGAVIGALFALAGVSILERLDVVIEASLAFFVLPTVCALVAGALFGIVPARRAAKLHPVAALASD, from the coding sequence ATGATCACACTTGAGGGCATAGGCCGAACGTTCAAGGGTGACGCGGGCCTATCCGTAGAGGCGCTGAAAGAAATCTCCCTGACGATTGCTCCCGGAGAGTTCGTGGCCATTTCCGGCCCTTCCGGGTCGGGCAAATCAACTCTACTTAACATCCTGGGCTGTCTCGATCGTCCCGGCAAGGGATCGTACCGGCTTGTCGGCAAGGAAGTCACAACGTTGAACGCTGACGGTCTGGCCATGTTGCGCAGGCGGGTTTTCGGCTTTGTGTTCCAGAGCTACAACCTGATCGATGGATCCAACGCAGCCGAGAATGTGGAGTTGCCCGGCGTGTATGCGCGCCTGCCTCGAGCACAACGGCGAAACAGGGCGACGCAGTTGCTGGTGCAGCTTGGGTTGGCGGGTCGCTCGAGCCATCTGCCTTCCGAACTCTCGGGTGGCGAGCAGCAACGGGTCGCCGTCGCGCGCGCACTGATGAACGGCGGCCGTGTGATCCTGGCCGACGAACCGACCGGGGCGCTGGACAAGCAAAACGGTGAGCAAGTGCTCGAATCGCTGGAGGCGCTGGCCAGGGCGGGTCACACGGTAATCCTCGTGACGCACAACCCGGAAGTCGCTGCCCGGGCCGACCGGCATATCGAGTTACGCGATGGCCACGTCGTGGCCGATACGGGGCCAGCCGGCATGGCGGCTGGCGTGGCGAATGACGAATTCATGACCGAAGGGCGGGGAACGGCCGCGATGTCGCGCCCGTCTCAATTCATTCACGACAGTCAAAGTGCGTTGCGGCGGTTTCTCGGACGCGGAGCGCGACTGCGAACGGCGTTGACGGTCGCGGCCATTATGATTGCCGTAGCTTCAGGCGCATTGGTCTTGAGTGTTGGTGAAGGTACCTATCGAGAAACCATTGCAAGCGTCAAGCTGATGGGGCTGGAGACTATCCGTGTCTTTGCAAAACGTCCGCCCCGCTCCCTGCCAGGCAGCAGCGGTGACGAGTCAGGAGTATCTGCGGATTACATGCCTCTTACCCAGGAACTCGCGCGCGCGATACACGACGAGGTGCCCAACGTTCGGGCGGTATCCCCGGCAATTTACCTGTTCCCCGTTACGGCTCGACATGGCGAGATCACCATGCGGCTCCTGGTAACAGGCTACGTCGACCGGGGGAAAAGGTCCGACCGAGGACCTCTGGAGTACCGTCTGGAGACAGGTGAGCACATCACCGATCGGGAAGACGAGAATATGGAGCGCGTTGCCGTCCTGGAATCGCAAATTCGCGAGCGGATGTTTGCGGCGGAGACGAATCCCCTGGGACAGCAGGTTCTCATTGAAGGAATACCCTTTCGTGTAAAGGGAACATACGAGCGGCGCGTATTCGCGAATACGGACCTTGTTGACTATGGAATCGTCGTTCCCTTCCGGACCGCTTCCGCCTTACTTACCAGCAGGGATGACGTTGATGAAATCATTGTTTATCTTGAGGATTTCGATCGCCTTTTCGAGACGGCCGAGGCCATTCGGGATCTCGGCATTCGTCGTCGCGGCGGTGACACACTGGTCCTGAATCACGTGGGAAGGGAGGTCCGGATAGCCAGGAAGGCACGGGCGCAATTGTGGTTCGTTGTGGGATCGATTGCCGGGTGCATGCTGCTGGCCGGCAGTCTCAGCGTGATGAATATCATGCTGCTTTCCGTACGCACCCGCCGTCGGGAGATCGGTATCCGGATGGCCGTCGGTGCGCGCCGCGCCGATATCCTTCGCCAATTCTTCTGCGAGGCCATCGTAATGAGCGCGGTTGGCGCGGTGATCGGCGCGCTCTTTGCCCTGGCGGGCGTTTCGATCCTTGAGCGCCTTGATGTGGTTATAGAGGCTTCGCTGGCGTTCTTCGTTCTTCCGACCGTCTGCGCGTTGGTCGCAGGCGCACTGTTCGGCATCGTACCGGCACGCCGCGCAGCGAAACTGCACCCTGTCGCCGCCCTGGCATCCGATTAG
- a CDS encoding TRAP transporter large permease codes for MGALSILAAALVLLALRQNLLVVLGVACGLAYWFWGDGQIQNIINDGWDGLNRDVLLSIPMYLLAGAVRPRGAIATRLIRRARALSAPTPGGLATATVLSCAMFAAVTGSGTVTLLAVGAVMYPALLEAGYSKRFSLGALCAAATLGIVVPPSIPLILYGVMTQTSISELFIAGIGPALLLTGCMSAYAIVRNWRFRLGGWRLAEIAAALKEGIWSLLMPVIILGGIYSGIFTATESASIAVVYGFFVEIVIHREMRFKDVVEVFTTTTRLMGSLFPVLMMALALNVFLTYEQVPDMAVEWLTTRIDSLPGFILLMNAFLLLVGCFMDIGSAILILSPLLQPIAVAQGMDAVHFGVVMVVNLEMGYLTPPMGLNLIVAMTAFNESFGEICRAVLPFLALMLLALITVSFWPGLSLFLLQ; via the coding sequence ATCGGCGCTTTGAGCATTCTTGCCGCGGCGCTCGTGCTGCTGGCGCTGCGGCAGAACCTGCTGGTAGTGCTGGGTGTCGCCTGCGGGTTGGCCTATTGGTTCTGGGGCGACGGGCAGATCCAGAACATCATCAACGACGGCTGGGACGGTCTCAATCGCGACGTGCTGCTGTCGATCCCGATGTACCTGTTGGCGGGTGCGGTCAGGCCCCGGGGCGCGATCGCAACCCGCCTTATCCGCCGGGCGCGCGCGCTTTCCGCGCCAACCCCCGGCGGGCTTGCTACCGCGACGGTGCTGTCCTGCGCGATGTTCGCGGCGGTGACCGGTTCCGGCACCGTGACCCTGCTGGCGGTGGGCGCGGTGATGTATCCCGCCCTGCTGGAGGCCGGCTACAGCAAGCGCTTCTCGCTGGGCGCACTGTGCGCCGCCGCGACCCTGGGGATCGTGGTGCCACCCAGCATTCCGCTCATTCTGTATGGCGTCATGACGCAGACTTCGATTTCCGAGCTTTTCATTGCCGGCATCGGGCCCGCCCTGCTATTGACCGGCTGCATGAGCGCCTACGCGATCGTCCGCAACTGGCGCTTCCGGCTGGGCGGATGGCGCCTTGCCGAAATCGCGGCTGCGCTCAAGGAGGGGATCTGGTCGCTGCTGATGCCCGTCATCATTCTGGGCGGCATCTACAGCGGGATTTTTACCGCGACGGAGTCCGCATCCATCGCCGTGGTTTACGGCTTTTTCGTGGAAATCGTGATTCACCGCGAAATGCGTTTCAAGGATGTCGTCGAGGTCTTTACCACCACGACGCGCCTGATGGGATCGCTGTTTCCGGTCCTGATGATGGCGCTGGCGCTGAACGTCTTCCTGACCTACGAGCAGGTTCCGGACATGGCCGTGGAATGGCTCACGACGCGCATTGACTCGCTTCCCGGTTTCATCCTCCTGATGAACGCCTTCCTGCTGCTGGTGGGGTGCTTCATGGACATCGGCTCGGCCATCCTGATCCTGTCGCCGCTGCTGCAGCCCATCGCCGTGGCCCAGGGCATGGACGCCGTGCATTTCGGCGTGGTGATGGTCGTGAACCTGGAGATGGGCTACCTGACCCCGCCCATGGGCCTGAACCTCATTGTGGCCATGACCGCGTTCAACGAATCGTTCGGCGAGATATGCCGGGCGGTGCTGCCGTTCCTTGCATTGATGCTGCTGGCGCTCATCACGGTCTCGTTCTGGCCCGGCCTGTCGCTGTTTCTTCTGCAATAA